A single region of the Fusarium keratoplasticum isolate Fu6.1 chromosome 7, whole genome shotgun sequence genome encodes:
- a CDS encoding LysM domain-containing protein — protein sequence MRFMQCPSILSLTLAIILPTLSLAVETTTSGTGGCKPSTWEPSTPIGTFRHKRPMATPSVPRKKELEAGDINCRGWGQTYEHVDESTCQKLADDYRIDLGTFYDLNPILEADCKRIRPYTEYCYTGFIEPLRAHDGKCGPLYNNATCLGTDKACCNTETWTCGNRERDCTPSLCYKGAGNCFLRVIVSTDGICGLVKDRHTLRVCGEWGDCCNLQNKCGSGPDFCGKGVCQAGECTHSDWPMDERPEQLPWEYGEGDP from the exons ATGAGGTTCATGCAATGCCCATCTATCCTTTCACTCACACTCGCCATTATTCTCCCCACCTTGTCATTGGCCGTTGAAACCACGACTAGCGGCACCGGAGGATGTAAACCATCTACTTGGGAGCCCAGTACTCCTATAGGTACTTTTCGTCACAAGCGGCCTATGGCCACACCCAGTGTGCCGCGcaagaaggagctcgaggcggGAGATATCAACTGTCGGGGCTGGGGCCAAACATATGAGCACGTTGACGAATCGACGTGCCAAAAACTGGCCGATGACTATCGCATAGATCTTGGTACCTTTTACGACCTAAATCCGATCCTGGAGGCAGACTGCAAGAGGATCAGGCCCTACACAGAATACTGTTACACAGGAT TTATTGAACCACTGAGGGCTCATGATGGAAAGTGTGGTCCTTTGTACAACAATGCCACTTGCCTTGGCACTGACAAAGCATGTTGCAACACTGAAACTTGGACATGTGGTAATCGAGA ACGAGACTGCACTCCAAGTCTCTGCTACAAGGGTGCCGGTAACTGCTTTCTCCGTGTCATCGTCTCAACTGATGGGATATGCGGTCTGGTGAAAGATCGGCATACTCTCCGTGTCTGTGGAGAATGGGGGGATTGCTGCAATCTTCAAAACAAATGCGGGTCGGGGCCTGACTTTTGTGGCAAAGGTGTCTGCCAAGCCGGCGAGTGTACTCACTCAGATTGGCCAATGGATGAACGTCCTGAACAGCTCCCTTGGGAATATGGGGAGGGAGATCCTTGA